A portion of the Carya illinoinensis cultivar Pawnee chromosome 11, C.illinoinensisPawnee_v1, whole genome shotgun sequence genome contains these proteins:
- the LOC122281890 gene encoding uncharacterized protein LOC122281890: MKKKPELSDEQELEILKAVAQAWQSHSSSCRPMAEFDAHKQSFKGKPSRFRQEFEAMSSKKSSDNGTKVVTWDFGQSLCDSYEIVTLSKRLEAGLVSDNPFIALNDLEGHVHRKHKEKGRNSLRNLFKVMTSRRFNDADVPREKG; the protein is encoded by the coding sequence ATGAAGAAAAAGCCAGAGCTTAGTGATGAGCAAGAGCTTGAGATCCTCAAGGCCGTGGCGCAAGCATGGCAGAGCCACTCCAGCAGCTGTCGGCCGATGGCTGAGTTTGATGCCCACAAGCAGAGCTTCAAAGGAAAGCCATCTCGATTCAGGCAAGAATTCGAAGCAATGAGCAGCAAAAAATCATCGGATAATGGCACCAAGGTTGTAACTTGGGATTTCGGGCAATCGTTATGCGACTCCTATGAGATTGTCACCTTGTCCAAAAGATTAGAGGCAGGGCTTGTTTCGGATAACCCGTTTATTGCCTTGAATGATCTCGAAGGTCATGTCCATAGGAAGCACAAGGAAAAGGGTAGGAATAGCCTAAGAAACTTGTTCAAAGTGATGACTTCGAGGAGGTTTAATGATGCTGATGTTCCACGAGAAAAAGGATAA
- the LOC122282915 gene encoding pentatricopeptide repeat-containing protein At2g29760, chloroplastic-like → MHSGKLPCTLSVFPAKPLAAVTAIPQFPENSRALILEQCKTTKDINQIHAHLLKTRLVLNPAVAENLLESTAILLPSSMDYALSIFGEMEEPDSSAYNIIIRGLTYKQSPHEAVLMFRKMLESSVEPNEFTFPSILKACSRLRALREGEQVHAHFVKCGFGSNGYVENTLIHMYANCGRVEVARRVFDAMLTRDVVAWNSMFAGYTKGECWGEVSKLFCRMRESGVCFDEVTMISVLTACGRLADLELGEWISEHIEANGLQKNLPLMTSLVDMYAKCGEVDTARRLFDQMGQRDVVAWSAMISGYSQANRCREALDLFHEMQQRAIVEPNEVTMVSVLDACAVLGAFNTGKWAHSYIKKKKMKLTVNLGTALIDFYAKCGSVDSSIEVFTNMDTKNVYTWTALIQSLASNGQGKRALDFFYMMRGKNIEPNDVTFIAALAACSHAGLVDEGRSLFFSMTKDFGIEPRIEHYGCMVDILGRMGLIEEAYQFIKNMPIQPNAVVWRTLLASCRVHKNVEIGEASFRHITILEPAHSGDYILLSNIYAVIGRREDALRVRSQMRQQRIKKAPGCSLIEIDGVVHEFLTEDDGHLDFKEIYSTIEDMMKQIKSAGYEPNPADARLDAEEDYQEASVSHHSEKLAIAFGLIRTPPGTTIRISKNLRVCTDCHNATKIISRVYNREIIVRDRNRFHHFKDGSCSCNDYW, encoded by the coding sequence ATGCACAGCGGCAAATTGCCTTGTACACTTTCTGTCTTTCCAGCCAAGCCTCTAGCTGCCGTAACCGCCATTCCCCAGTTCCCGGAAAATTCAAGAGCGCTGATATTAGAACAATGCAAAACCACCAAAGACATCAACCAAATCCATGCCCACCTTCTCAAAACGCGCCTCGTCCTTAACCCGGCAGTTGCTGAAAACCTCCTCGAATCCACCGCCATTCTTCTCCCCAGCAGCATGGACTATGCTCTCTCGATTTTCGGGGAAATGGAAGAACCCGACTCGTCGGCTTATAACATCATCATTAGGGGCCTAACTTATAAGCAATCCCCTCATGAGGCTGTGCTTATGTTCAGAAAAATGCTCGAAAGCTCGGTAGAACCCAATGAGTTTACTTTTCCTAGCATCTTAAAGGCTTGCTCTAGATTAAGAGCACTGAGGGAAGGTGAACAAGTCCATGCGCACTTTGTGAAATGCGGGTTTGGATCAAATGGTTATGTTGAGAACACCTTGATTCACATGTATGCAAATTGCGGTAGAGTTGAGGTTGCTCGTCGGGTGTTTGATGCAATGTTGACGAGGGATGTTGTTGCATGGAATTCGATGTTTGCTGGGTACACGAAGGGTGAGTGCTGGGGGGAGGTTTCGAAGTTATTCTGTAGAATGCGAGAATCGGGTGTTTGCTTTGATGAGGTTACGATGATTAGTGTTCTGACAGCGTGTGGGAGGTTGGCTGATTTGGAATTAGGGGAGTGGATTAGCGAGCATATAGAGGCAAATGGACTACAGAAAAACCTTCCTTTGATGACTTCTCTTGTCGATATGTATGCAAAATGTGGCGAGGTGGATACTGCACGAAGGCTGTTTGACCAGATGGGTCAAAGAGATGTTGTGGCATGGAGTGCCATGATTTCTGGATATAGCCAAGCAAATAGATGTAGAGAGGCTCTCGACCTGTTTCACGAAATGCAACAAAGGGCCATTGTGGAGCCCAATGAGGTCACCATGGTCAGTGTTCTTGATGCTTGTGCCGTCCTTGGAGCTTTTAATACCGGTAAATGGGCTCATTCCtatataaagaagaagaaaatgaaactcaCTGTTAACCTTGGAACTGCACTGATAGATTTCTATGCAAAATGTGGGTCCGTAGACAGTTCTATTGAAGTATTTACAAACATGGATACGAAAAATGTATATACATGGACAGCACTAATTCAAAGTCTTGCCAGTAATGGACAGGGGAAAAGGGCTCTTGATTTCTTCTATATGATGCGGGGAAAGAATATTGAACCAAATGATGTAACTTTCATTGCTGCTCTTGCTGCTTGCAGCCATGCAGGTCTGGTTGATGAGGGTCGAAGTCTTTTCTTCAGCATGACTAAAGACTTTGGCATTGAGCCAAGAATTGAGCACTATGGTTGTATGGTTGATATTCTTGGTCGAATGGGGTTGATAGAAGAGGCATATCAGTTTATAAAGAACATGCCCATCCAACCCAATGCTGTTGTTTGGAGAACACTGTTGGCTTCATGCAGGGTTCATAAAAATGTTGAAATCGGAGAAGCATCATTCAGGCACATAACCATATTGGAGCCTGCTCATAGTGGGGATTACATActtctatcaaatatttatgCAGTGATTGGTCGACGTGAGGATGCACTGAGGGTGAGGAGTCAGATGCGGCAGcagagaattaaaaaggcacCAGGTTGTAGCTTGATCGAGATAGATGGAGTAGTTCATGAATTTTTAACGGAAGATGATGGACATCTTGATTTTAAGGAGATATATAGCACAATCGAAGACATGATGAAACAGATAAAGTCAGCGGGCTATGAGCCTAACCCTGCAGATGCAAGACTGGATGCTGAGGAAGATTATCAGGAAGCTTCAGTCTCTCACCATAGTGAGAAGTTGGCCATTGCCTTTGGTCTTATCAGAACTCCACCCGGAACTACAATCCGAATATCGAAGAATCTTAGAGTATGTACAGACTGCCACAATGCCACAAAGATAATCTCAAGGGTCTATAATAGAGAAATCATAGTTAGGGATCGGAATCGCTTCCATCATTTCAAAGACGGATCTTGTTCTTGCAACGACTACTGGTAA
- the LOC122281050 gene encoding serine/threonine-protein kinase STY13-like isoform X3 has product MIHKGETPEDIGKREAQFAREVDMLSRVQHNNLVKFIGACKEPVMVIVTELLWGGTLRKYLLNMRPGCLDRSVAVGFALDIARAMECLHSHGIIHRDFKPENLLMTADYKTVKLADFGLAREESLTEMMTAETGTYRWMAPELYSTVTLRQGEKKHYNHKVDAYSFAIVLWELLHNKMPFEGMSNLQAAYAAAFKNVRPSAEDLPEELATIITSCWQEDPNARPNFSQIIQMLLNYLYTISPSEPSVPPRIFTSENAVLPPDSPGTRSLMPVRDDTGDTPKAMMEDKPKGFFLCFNQCY; this is encoded by the exons ATGATTCATAAAGGAGAAACTCCAGAGGACATTGGCAAGAGAGAAGCACAATTTGCAAGAGAAGTTGACATGTTGTCCAGAGTTCAGCATAACAACCTAGTGAAG TTTATTGGTGCTTGCAAGGAGCCTGTAATGGTGATAGTAACTGAGCTTTTATGGGGAGGAACATTACGTAAGTACTTGCTGAACATGAGGCCTGGGTGCTTGGACAGAAGTGTTGCTGTTGGGTTTGCACTTGATATTGCTCGTGCTATGGAATGCTTGCACTCTCATGGGATCATACACCGTGATTTTAAACCTG AAAACTTACTCATGACTGCAGATTATAAAACTGTTAAACTAGCAGATTTTGGTTTAGCTAGAGAAGAGTCGTTAACAGAGATGATGACTGCTGAAACTGGGACATACCGTTGGATGGCTCCAGAG TTGTACAGTACTGTTACATTAAGGCAGGGAGAAAAGAAACATTATAACCATAAGGTGGATGCCTATAGCTTTGCAATTGTGTTATGGGAGCTTCTACACAATAAAATGCCTTTTGAGGGCATGTCAAATCTCCAGGCAGCTTATGCAGCTGCTTTTAAA AATGTAAGGCCTAGTGCCGAGGACCTCCCGGAGGAGTTGGCTACAATTATAACTTCATGCTGGCAGGAGGACCCAAATGCTCGGCCGAATTTCAGCCAAATAATCCAAATGCTACTAAACTATCTCTACACCATTTCTCCTTCAGAACCCTCTGTTCCTCCTCGAATTTTCACGTCAGAGAACGCTGTTTTGCCACCCGACTCTCCTGGTACAAGGTCTTTGATGCCAGTACGCGATGACACGGGGGACACACCTAAAGCGATGATGGAAGACAAGCCAAAAGGTTTCTTCTTATGCTtcaatcagtgttattaa
- the LOC122281050 gene encoding serine/threonine-protein kinase STY13-like isoform X4 encodes MSDLPHVSGPPINILDAKWLIDPNHLFVGPKIGEGAHAKVYEGKCKNQTVAIKMIHKGETPEDIGKREAQFAREVDMLSRVQHNNLVKFIGACKEPVMVIVTELLWGGTLRKYLLNMRPGCLDRSVAVGFALDIARAMECLHSHGIIHRDFKPENLLMTADYKTVKLADFGLAREESLTEMMTAETGTYRWMAPELYSTVTLRQGEKKHYNHKVDAYSFAIVLWELLHNKMPFEGMSNLQAAYAAAFKNVRPSAEDLPEELATIITSCWQEDPNARPNFSQIIQMLLNYLYTISPSEPSVPPRIFTSENAVLPPDSPGTRSLMPVRDDTGDTPKAMMEDKPKGFFLCFNQCY; translated from the exons ATGAGTGATCTGCCCCACGTGAGCGGCCCTCCAATTAACATATTGGATGCAAAATGGCTTATTGATCCCAACCATCTATTTGTTGGACCTAAAATTGGAGAGGGAGCTCATGCTAAAGTGTACGAGGGAAA ATGCAAAAACCAGACTGTTGCTATCAAAATGATTCATAAAGGAGAAACTCCAGAGGACATTGGCAAGAGAGAAGCACAATTTGCAAGAGAAGTTGACATGTTGTCCAGAGTTCAGCATAACAACCTAGTGAAG TTTATTGGTGCTTGCAAGGAGCCTGTAATGGTGATAGTAACTGAGCTTTTATGGGGAGGAACATTACGTAAGTACTTGCTGAACATGAGGCCTGGGTGCTTGGACAGAAGTGTTGCTGTTGGGTTTGCACTTGATATTGCTCGTGCTATGGAATGCTTGCACTCTCATGGGATCATACACCGTGATTTTAAACCTG AAAACTTACTCATGACTGCAGATTATAAAACTGTTAAACTAGCAGATTTTGGTTTAGCTAGAGAAGAGTCGTTAACAGAGATGATGACTGCTGAAACTGGGACATACCGTTGGATGGCTCCAGAG TTGTACAGTACTGTTACATTAAGGCAGGGAGAAAAGAAACATTATAACCATAAGGTGGATGCCTATAGCTTTGCAATTGTGTTATGGGAGCTTCTACACAATAAAATGCCTTTTGAGGGCATGTCAAATCTCCAGGCAGCTTATGCAGCTGCTTTTAAA AATGTAAGGCCTAGTGCCGAGGACCTCCCGGAGGAGTTGGCTACAATTATAACTTCATGCTGGCAGGAGGACCCAAATGCTCGGCCGAATTTCAGCCAAATAATCCAAATGCTACTAAACTATCTCTACACCATTTCTCCTTCAGAACCCTCTGTTCCTCCTCGAATTTTCACGTCAGAGAACGCTGTTTTGCCACCCGACTCTCCTGGTACAAGGTCTTTGATGCCAGTACGCGATGACACGGGGGACACACCTAAAGCGATGATGGAAGACAAGCCAAAAGGTTTCTTCTTATGCTtcaatcagtgttattaa